A genomic segment from Portunus trituberculatus isolate SZX2019 chromosome 14, ASM1759143v1, whole genome shotgun sequence encodes:
- the LOC123503369 gene encoding uncharacterized protein LOC123503369 isoform X8, whose product MADLSEHKDGGDDGKPDTAIALAEGSSELQCTSSGVCGDDPHQSKRSTLLSSELHQNECGSVSVHSVEAKGAKSYEEAAGNPRKLVLEDGNEAQKDFKIQDETVCGFDESKLAKTNVSQAKDPPDKENDQGEGKLLASEQNEAPPQEDASNEIQSVSTKPSETTVSLNNSNSEHPSPCTLPMSEATHTRDILKEANSSTETLVPSTLGCQESLTSLSKPSLSTVKSPELNLDLSSFVSSDHQQEKLMEAVVESQDSSKSSLQFECVEPTGVEGSSTQSSSISSLSDLCSASEVKHTIIDAVSQSYSVTSSATQISSVQQELGNDVVQLVNQSEDKKTEPHSQTSKTQCPQESISAENKRQDRDSGEKDGAIIEQAKHCMENEVPDNSEILTGQSEMNVEQNESCNDVSLTSETGMGTLPLIVATHSLSQEQDTEMSEKRVQTPLESTEMDATNKKIVPLLESEPLKPVTIGSSLQPLELIQEASMVEDTPITTDIAIIDSSADEADSIGGLVINNVIGAADGVVDFHPDDAETEKELTDISASAPLLGEGSDSSDEHGPCAKRRRLENGPNGVEDKSNSANRVIFKVIPVKNGHGVWNSQKLQEVLLAKGTILLQIHASKESMELFEAEKDEKKVDFTAIMAETKDDDHDQISFVTVEPEGDDPLAVSASHPSFSRPLPHTHRLSTALQPAISRPAFKHLQTPQEFHMKNEVLGLPPPLEFEEPQMGNTDWSGMDAQTVAFPESQASPHSSEEESLLPHSPGPESKISRGKVLV is encoded by the coding sequence ATGGCAGATCTATCTGAGCACAAGGATGGGGGAGATGATGGGAAGCCAGACACTGCAATAGCTCTGGCGGAAGGGTCTTCTGAACTGCAGTGCACTTCTTCAGGAGTTTGTGGTGATGACCCTCACCAAAGCAAACGATCAACACTTCTGTCTTCAGAACTGCatcagaatgaatgtggaagcgTTAGTGTGCACTCAGTGGAAGCAAAGGGTGCAAAGTCTTATGAAGAAGCAGCAGGTAACCCAAGAAAGCTGGTGCTTGAGGATGGAAATGAGGCACAAAAGGACTTTAAGATACAGGATGAAACAGTTTGTGGTTTTGATGAATCCAAGCTAGCAAAGACAAATGTGTCTCAGGCAAAGGATCCTCCTGACAAAGAGAATGATCAAGGTGAAGGGAAGCTTTTAGCCTCTGAGCAGAATGAGGCTCCACCTCAGGAAGATGCTTCAAATGAAATTCAGTCTGTTAGTACAAAACCATCAGAGACTACTGTATCCttgaataacagtaatagtgagCATCCATCACCTTGCACTCTACCAATGTCTGAAGCGACACACACTAGAGACATATTAAAAGAGGCCAATTCATCCACAGAAACTCTTGTCCCTTCTACTCTCGGATGTCAAGAGTCATTAACAAGTTTATCAAAACCCTCTTTATCTACAGTAAAGTCACCTGAATTAAATCTAGATTTATCAAGCTTTGTATCAAGTGATCatcaacaagaaaaattaatggaGGCTGTGGTAGAGTCACAGGACTCCTCCAAAAGTAGCTTACAATTTGAGTGTGTAGAGCCAACTGGGGTTGAAGGTAGTTCTACACAatcatcttccatctcttcattaAGTGACCTGTGTTCGGCAAGTGAAGTAAAGCACACTATTATTGATGCCGTTTCCCAGTCCTATTCTGTTACATCTTCAGCCACACAGATAAGCAGTGTCCAGCAGGAGTTGGGTAATGATGTGGTACAGTTGGTGAATCAGAGTGAGGATAAAAAGACTGAGCCTCACTCACAGACTAGTAAAACCCAGTGCCCACAGGAGTCTATCAGTGCAGAAAATAAGAGGCAGGATAGAGACAGTGGTGAAAAGGATGGTGCTATTATTGAACAAGCAAAACATTGTATGGAAAATGAGGTGCCTGATAATTCAGAAATCCTTACTGGTCAAAGTGAAATGAATGTAGAACAGAATGAAAGTTGTAATGATGTGAGTTTAACGAGTGAAACAGGTATGGGAACACTGCCACTGATAGTAGCCACTCATTCCTTGTCTCAAGAACAAGATACAGAGATGTCTGAAAAAAGGGTGCAAACACCTCTAGAATCCACCGAAATGGATgccacaaacaagaaaatagtgCCGTTATTAGAATCTGAACCTCTCAAGCCAGTTACCATTGGCAGTAGCTTACAGCCTTTGGAATTAATTCAGGAGGCATCCATGGTGGAGGACACACCCATCACTACAGACATAGCCATTATTGATAGCAGTGCTGATGAAGCTGACAGTATTGGTGGGCTGGTGATAAATAATGTGATTGGTGCGGCTGATGGAGTGGTTGACTTTCACCCTGATGATgcagaaacagaaaaggaactGACTGACATTAGTGCATCAGCTCCCCTGCTAGGGGAAGGTAGTGACTCCAGTGATGAACATGGACCTTGTGCCAAGAGGAGAAGGTTGGAGAATGGACCAAATGGTGTGGAGGACAAGTCAAATAGTGCAAATAGAGTCATTTTTAAGGTTATTCCTGTGAAAAATGGTCATGGAGTGTGGAATTCTCAGAAATTACAGGAAGTTCTGTTAGCTAAAGGTACTATTCTCCTTCAAATTCATGCATCCAAGGAAAGCATGGAACTGTTCGAagcagagaaagatgagaaaaaagtgGACTTCACTGCCATCATGGCAGAGACAAAGGATGACGACCATGACCAAATCTCCTTTGTCACTGTTGAACCAGAGGGTGATGACCCTTTGGCTGTATCAGCCTCCCATCCATCCTTCAGCCGCCCTTTGCCACACACCCATAGACTATCCACGGCCCTCCAGCCAGCCATATCAAGACCAGCATTCAAGCATCTGCAAACCCCACAG
- the LOC123503656 gene encoding uncharacterized protein LOC123503656 isoform X1 — protein sequence MCNTASRTGLLLFLIIVGSECVRQKRQDLIPSPRVGKRVVLRGDSQGDVDILLKGLADTGDIRPELLREGEEDWTSILTGPAGHEPRLNTVNEWLHQSAASRRPRSHRREQAALSPAHLQALVSTLYNCVQRVEALISDTEESDSRSKLAL from the exons ATGTGTAATACTGCCTCCAGAACTggcttgctcctcttcctcatcattgtTGGCa gTGAATGTGTCCGGCAGAAGCGACAGGACCTCATACCCTCTCCTCGGGTGGGGAAGAGGGTGGTGCTGAGGGGCGACAGCCAAGGCGACGTGGACATCCTGCTGAAGGGGCTGGCAGACACAGGCGACATCCGGCCAGAgctgctgagggagggagaagaggactGGACTTCCATCCTCACtggtccag cAGGCCATGAGCCCCGCCTGAACACAGTGAATGAGTGGCTGCACCAGTCTGCCGCCTCTCGCCGACCTCGCTCGCACCGCAGAGAGCAGGCTGCCCTCTCTCCTGCGCACCTCCAAGCACTTGTATCCACGCTATACAACTGTGTGCAAAGAGTGGAGGCCTTGATTTCAGATACAGAGGAAAGTGACTCTCGAAGCAAGCTCGCGCTGTAG
- the LOC123503656 gene encoding uncharacterized protein LOC123503656 isoform X2, which translates to MCNTASRTGLLLFLIIVGSECVRQKRQDLIPSPRVGKRVVLRGDSQGDVDILLKGLADTGDIRPELLREGEEDWTSILTGPGHEPRLNTVNEWLHQSAASRRPRSHRREQAALSPAHLQALVSTLYNCVQRVEALISDTEESDSRSKLAL; encoded by the exons ATGTGTAATACTGCCTCCAGAACTggcttgctcctcttcctcatcattgtTGGCa gTGAATGTGTCCGGCAGAAGCGACAGGACCTCATACCCTCTCCTCGGGTGGGGAAGAGGGTGGTGCTGAGGGGCGACAGCCAAGGCGACGTGGACATCCTGCTGAAGGGGCTGGCAGACACAGGCGACATCCGGCCAGAgctgctgagggagggagaagaggactGGACTTCCATCCTCACtggtccag GCCATGAGCCCCGCCTGAACACAGTGAATGAGTGGCTGCACCAGTCTGCCGCCTCTCGCCGACCTCGCTCGCACCGCAGAGAGCAGGCTGCCCTCTCTCCTGCGCACCTCCAAGCACTTGTATCCACGCTATACAACTGTGTGCAAAGAGTGGAGGCCTTGATTTCAGATACAGAGGAAAGTGACTCTCGAAGCAAGCTCGCGCTGTAG